The sequence below is a genomic window from Thermodesulfovibrionales bacterium.
TTCGCTCATTAACCTCGCGTCTGTGACAAAAGAATACAGGTTCGGTTTCCGGATGTACCTATCGTCAATTGCAGCTTCTTGAAAGTATCATTATGTCGGTGGAAGCGATACAACGCATGTCTCAAGCATCATTTTACTCTCTTGAGCCCTCCCAGATAGCATGTTACTCCCGGTATTTCGTGCGAGAAAACCCGAACTCTTTTCTGGCCGATCTGTCTCAGCCATAACGTCGGTATCGTAAAGGCAAGCATGCTTCGGGGCGAACTCCTCGTCCGCAAACAGAAGGGTCTTGTGTGGGCTTCTGGATGAAAGATGCCAAGTGGCTTTTGCCACTCCTGCGCGGATTTCTTCAGGCATTTGAGAGTGTATCAAGATTTGCACAGTGAGATGTAGTCGGTGAAGCTGAGAGGCAACAGTACTTCCAGAAAGCCGCATTTCTGATATGCTTGCATCAGATGTGTCTGACTCGTGTCGGTTCGAGTTCGGCCTCCGGCACCAAAATAAACAGAGTTCGCAGCGAATCACACTGCTCTTAGTCATCAGCAGCCGCGAATTTGTGGTGTGCTCCTGCCGATGATCATTGCTTTCCTCTTCTCTCGTTTTTCGCGTTGTGGTATATTTAGTCCATGCAGCGCCAAAGCGGCTGTTCCGATAATCACCGTGATGCATTCAGGAAGGATTAAGGCAATCGAGCTTATCCTCCCTTGGCAATAGAAGAGAATCCTTGAGAGCGCGAACGCCGGACTATCCGGAGAAATAGATAGAAGAGGTTTGTATGAAGAATATTTTACTCTTTGGCGGCGGACTTCATGCAAGTTGCTGCATTGATATTATGCAGAAAGAAGGCAAATACAATATTATAGGAATTTCGGATTCCATTCATGATATCGGAACGGAATTGTTTGGGTATACAGTGGTTGGAAGACAAGAACAACTGAAAGAATTAGTTGTAAAATATAGCGTGGACGGTGGGATTATTACGATTGGCGATAATTGGTCACGAAAGATAGTATATGATTGCATCAAGAATATAATTCCGGATTTTAGATTCGTAAATGCAATTCATCCATCAACGATAATCGGAACGAACGTTCAATTAGGTGTCGGGATTGTGACTATGGCCGGCTCTATTATTAATCCCGATAGCATTGTCGGCGATTTTTGTTTTTTGGCAACGGGTGCACAGTTAGAGCATAATTGTAGAATGGGGGATTTTTCGAGTATTTCGTGTGGTTCCATTACGGGCGGAAAAGTTACTATAGGGAAGTACTCGGCGATCACTCTAGGAGTAACCGTTATGGATAGATTGAATATTGGAGAGAATACCGTTGTCGGTGCAGGTTCATTAGTCACCAAGGATTTGCCCGATAATGTGCTTGCATATGGAAACCCTGCGAAGATTATGAGAAAGCGAAAACCTGGCGAAAATTTCCTTAAGTCAAGATAGATTGAAATTTCAAGGTCTATATGTGAAAGGTATCAAACAGGCTTCGGAATTAGATAAGGACTTTGTAGTGTATACGGCGCAGAGTAAATCGGAAGGTGAGGCTTTTGCACCCGGTGACTGCGCTGTTCATCACCGTTGAGAACAAAGATGATACGATACGAGAGAGTGTTTATGGAGATCATGTGATGCGGGGAGAACTGTAGAGAATGAAGGCTATTGTTCTTGCGGGAGGATTCGGCACGCGGCTCTCAGAGGAAACGATGCATCGGCCGAAGCCGATGGTCGAAATCGGAGGGAAGCCTGTGTTATGGCATATCATGAATATTTATGCCGCCCACGGCATAAAGGAGTTTATCATAGCCCTCGGATACAAGGGAGAGTTCATCAAAGAATACTTCCTGAATTTCTATGCGTTTAACAACGACATTACTGTTGACCTTTCGGATGGCGGCACGATAATTCATGAAGGGCGACAGCGTGACTGGAAGGTCCATCTTGTCGATACCGGTCTCAATACGCAGACCGGCGGGCGAATGAAGCGCTTGGGAAAATGGATTGGAAGAGATGATGCGTTTATGATGACGTACGGTGACGGCGTTGCAGATATATCAATTCGTTCATTGCTCGAATATCACAAGAAGCACGGAAGGCTTGCGACCATAACCATGGTGCGGCCGACTGCCAGGTTCGGCAAGATCACCTGTGAAAACGAAAGGGTCATAGAGTTTAACGAAAAGCCGCAGACCGGGGAGGGATGGATCAACGGCGGATTTTTTGTCCTGAACCGCAAGGTCCTCGATTATATCGAGGATGATGATTCAGTCTGGGAGCATGGCCCGCTGGAAGAACTCGCCCGTGACGGCCAGTTGATGGGCTACCGGCACAATGGCTTCTGGTCACCCATGGATACCCTTCGAGAGAAGAAGTATCTCGAGGAACTCTGGGATTCGGGAAGGGCGCCGTGGAAGGTATGGAATGACGGCGAACGCCGGCGAATCAAATGAGATCAAAGGAAACAGTGAATCATCATCAGGCTGATTTGGAAATTACAATGAGCCGCGGCACTCACGGCATGAGAAGTCGCCGGTGCAGATTCTG
It includes:
- a CDS encoding acetyltransferase, encoding MKNILLFGGGLHASCCIDIMQKEGKYNIIGISDSIHDIGTELFGYTVVGRQEQLKELVVKYSVDGGIITIGDNWSRKIVYDCIKNIIPDFRFVNAIHPSTIIGTNVQLGVGIVTMAGSIINPDSIVGDFCFLATGAQLEHNCRMGDFSSISCGSITGGKVTIGKYSAITLGVTVMDRLNIGENTVVGAGSLVTKDLPDNVLAYGNPAKIMRKRKPGENFLKSR
- the rfbF gene encoding glucose-1-phosphate cytidylyltransferase; this encodes MKAIVLAGGFGTRLSEETMHRPKPMVEIGGKPVLWHIMNIYAAHGIKEFIIALGYKGEFIKEYFLNFYAFNNDITVDLSDGGTIIHEGRQRDWKVHLVDTGLNTQTGGRMKRLGKWIGRDDAFMMTYGDGVADISIRSLLEYHKKHGRLATITMVRPTARFGKITCENERVIEFNEKPQTGEGWINGGFFVLNRKVLDYIEDDDSVWEHGPLEELARDGQLMGYRHNGFWSPMDTLREKKYLEELWDSGRAPWKVWNDGERRRIK